The genome window GATTTTGGACGCAGCCGATAAACATGCCGCCGCAAATAATTGGGCAGTGACGATTGCCGTTTGTGATGATGGCGGCCATGTTCTTGGCTTGATTCGTCGCGATGGTTGTGCTCCTGTCTCTACTTACATTGCTCAAGAAAAAGCGCGTACCGCGGCAATGGGTAAGCGCGAGAGCCGTGTTTACGAAGAGATTATTAATAACGGACGCATCTCCTTTTTATCTGCCCCACACATTTCGGGCATGTTGGAGGGTGGAGTCAATATCGAGGTAAATGGGTTTACCATCGGCGCAGTCGGCGTTTCCGGCGTTAAATCGACCGAGGATGCTGAAACTGCTAAAGCCGGCATTGCGGCCATCCTGTAAGTTACCTTGACAAATACTGTTCCTGAAATAAATTCTCCTACCGGCGCTGCTGACAGCAGCGCCACCTCAGCAACAATTACTTTTGCTGACTTTGGCTTAGATCCGAAAATTCAAAAAGCGGTGTCTGAGCAGGGCTACAACACCCCAACTCCGATTCAAGCGCAATCGATTCCGCACGTTTTGGCGGGAAGCGATTTGATGGGTGCGGCGCAAACGGGTACCGGCAAGACAGCTGCGTTTGTATTGCCAATTATTCAAAAGATTTTGCGTCACGCTAGCAGCAGTGCTTCGCCCGCACGCCATCCCATTCGTGCCTTGGTGCTGACACCGACTCGTGAGTTAGCTGTGCAAGTTGCTGAGAATGCTGCAAGCTACTCTAAGCATACGGACCTCCGTGCTGCTGTGGTTTATGGTGGCGTGGATATGAAGGAGCAGGTCTCTATTCTGCGCAATGGTGTCGAGATTTTGATTGCCACTCCTGGTCGTTTGCTTGATCACATCGGCT of Polynucleobacter sp. AP-Nino-20-G2 contains these proteins:
- a CDS encoding heme-binding protein, coding for MATKPYLTQADVQKILDAADKHAAANNWAVTIAVCDDGGHVLGLIRRDGCAPVSTYIAQEKARTAAMGKRESRVYEEIINNGRISFLSAPHISGMLEGGVNIEVNGFTIGAVGVSGVKSTEDAETAKAGIAAIL